The following proteins are encoded in a genomic region of Thermococcus pacificus:
- a CDS encoding ATPase domain-containing protein, whose product MVTEYTVERVKSGIQGFDDLIEGGFPKGTTVLVTGPTGSGKTTFGVQFVYKGAELYDEPGVIVTLEERSRDLRREMLAFGWDIGKYEREGKIAIIDGVSAVVGLPSEEQYVLEGNLNAEDFLRYVYRVVKAINAKRLVIDSIPSIAFRLKKEEEIRSVLLQFNTILLEMGVTSILTTEAPDPSRGKISRYGIEEYIARGVILLDFVEKEVELKRYLLIRKMRETKHSMKKYPFEINENGIVVYPSGELY is encoded by the coding sequence ATGGTCACAGAATACACTGTTGAGAGGGTAAAGAGCGGAATCCAGGGGTTTGATGATCTAATCGAAGGTGGATTCCCGAAGGGTACCACGGTTCTCGTTACCGGTCCGACTGGGAGCGGCAAGACCACTTTTGGCGTTCAGTTCGTTTACAAGGGTGCCGAGCTTTACGATGAACCAGGAGTCATTGTCACCCTTGAGGAGAGGTCCCGCGACCTCAGACGGGAGATGCTCGCTTTTGGCTGGGACATCGGGAAGTATGAGAGGGAAGGGAAGATAGCCATAATCGACGGTGTTAGCGCCGTTGTCGGTCTTCCCTCCGAGGAGCAGTACGTCCTCGAGGGCAACCTTAACGCAGAGGACTTCCTTCGCTACGTCTACCGCGTGGTCAAGGCCATCAATGCCAAGAGGCTCGTAATAGACTCCATACCCTCGATAGCCTTCAGGCTTAAGAAGGAGGAGGAAATAAGGTCGGTCCTGCTCCAGTTCAACACCATACTCCTCGAGATGGGGGTTACCTCGATACTAACCACCGAAGCTCCTGACCCCTCCCGGGGCAAGATAAGCCGCTATGGCATAGAGGAGTATATAGCAAGGGGGGTCATCCTCCTCGACTTCGTTGAGAAGGAGGTCGAGCTCAAGCGCTACCTCCTCATAAGGAAGATGCGCGAGACCAAGCACTCCATGAAGAAGTATCCCTTCGAGATTAACGAGAATGGCATCGTCGTCTACCCGAGCGGCGAGCTATACTAA